In Pseudomonas sp. MYb327, one DNA window encodes the following:
- a CDS encoding N-acetylmuramoyl-L-alanine amidase, which yields MGLGMRFRALVAAVGVLFLAVTVDAVAETKVNSVRLWRAPDNTRLVFDLTGPVQHSVFTLSAPDRLVIDINGASLGAPLNVNTSNTPITAMRSAQRTPTDLRVVIDLKKAVTPKSFSLAPNAQYGNRLVVDLFDNPSDAAPPPAPTPSVATVPAVPVTPTEPAIKLPPAPAGKRDIIVVIDAGHGGEDPGASGSRGQREKDVVLAIARELQRQVSGMKGFRAELTRTGDYFIPLRGRTEIARKKGADLFVSIHADAAPSAAAFGASVFALSDRGATSETARWLADSENRSDLIGGAGNVSLDDKDRMLAGVLLDLSMTASLTSSLNVGQKVLSNIGRVTPLHKQRVEQAGFMVLKSPDIPSILVETGFISNANEASKLAASSHQQALARSISSGVRQFFQQNPPPGTYIAWLRDSGKIAQGPRDHRVSPGETLAMIAVRYQVSPATLRSANNLSSDELKIGQHLTIPGTELAAKE from the coding sequence ATGGGGTTAGGTATGCGCTTTCGCGCGTTGGTTGCTGCCGTAGGGGTGTTGTTTTTGGCGGTGACCGTCGACGCTGTGGCCGAGACGAAGGTCAACAGTGTTCGCCTGTGGCGGGCGCCGGACAACACACGGCTGGTGTTTGACCTGACCGGTCCTGTCCAGCACAGCGTTTTTACCCTGTCGGCACCGGATCGCCTGGTGATCGACATCAACGGCGCCTCCCTGGGCGCACCGCTGAACGTCAACACGTCCAATACCCCGATCACTGCGATGCGTTCGGCACAGCGTACGCCCACCGACCTGCGGGTGGTCATCGACCTGAAAAAGGCCGTCACCCCGAAAAGCTTCTCCCTGGCGCCCAATGCCCAGTACGGCAACCGACTGGTGGTCGATCTGTTCGATAACCCGTCCGATGCCGCTCCGCCTCCAGCCCCGACACCGTCGGTGGCCACCGTGCCTGCGGTGCCGGTCACGCCTACGGAGCCGGCGATCAAGTTGCCGCCAGCGCCGGCCGGCAAGCGCGACATCATTGTGGTAATCGATGCCGGTCACGGCGGCGAAGACCCGGGCGCCTCAGGCTCTCGCGGCCAGCGTGAGAAAGACGTGGTGCTGGCCATCGCCCGCGAATTGCAGCGTCAGGTCAGCGGCATGAAGGGCTTCCGCGCCGAATTGACCCGTACCGGCGACTACTTCATCCCGTTGCGCGGCCGTACTGAAATCGCCCGCAAGAAGGGCGCCGACCTGTTCGTCTCGATCCACGCCGACGCCGCGCCTTCAGCCGCTGCCTTCGGTGCCTCGGTGTTCGCCCTGTCTGATCGCGGTGCGACTTCAGAGACCGCCCGTTGGCTGGCCGACAGTGAAAACCGTTCTGACTTGATCGGTGGTGCCGGCAACGTCAGCCTCGATGACAAGGACCGCATGCTCGCGGGCGTGCTGCTTGACCTGTCGATGACGGCGTCCCTGACCTCCAGTCTCAACGTCGGTCAAAAAGTATTGAGCAACATCGGCCGGGTTACACCGCTGCACAAACAGCGGGTGGAACAAGCCGGGTTTATGGTGCTGAAATCGCCGGATATTCCGTCGATCCTGGTGGAAACCGGGTTTATCTCCAACGCCAACGAGGCCTCGAAACTCGCCGCATCGAGCCACCAACAAGCGCTGGCCCGCTCCATCAGCAGCGGCGTGCGCCAATTCTTCCAGCAAAACCCACCACCGGGCACTTACATTGCCTGGCTGCGTGACTCCGGCAAGATCGCCCAAGGTCCGCGTGACCACCGGGTAAGCCCTGGCGAGACGCTGGCGATGATCGCTGTGCGTTACCAGGTATCACCGGCCACGTTGCGCAGCGCCAACAACCTGTCGAGCGATGAACTCAAGATCGGTCAACACTTGACCATCCCCGGCACAGAACTGGCGGCCAAAGAATGA
- the tsaE gene encoding tRNA (adenosine(37)-N6)-threonylcarbamoyltransferase complex ATPase subunit type 1 TsaE: MSEVTLYLADEEAMTAFGTRIAQTTKGHGLIFLEGDLGAGKTTLSRGIIRGLGHVGAVKSPTFTLVEPYEIGDIRAFHFDLYRLVDPEELEFLGIRDYFEDDALCLIEWPDKGAGFLPKPDLTITISPQDSGRSLKILSQGSRGESWCAALALESK; the protein is encoded by the coding sequence GTGTCTGAAGTAACCCTGTACCTGGCTGATGAAGAGGCAATGACCGCGTTTGGTACGCGCATCGCCCAAACGACAAAAGGGCACGGTCTGATTTTTCTTGAAGGGGATCTGGGCGCGGGGAAAACCACGCTGTCACGGGGCATCATCCGGGGGCTGGGGCATGTCGGGGCGGTAAAAAGTCCGACGTTCACGCTGGTCGAGCCCTACGAGATTGGCGACATTCGCGCCTTCCATTTCGACCTGTACCGTCTGGTCGATCCGGAAGAGCTGGAGTTTCTCGGCATTCGCGACTACTTCGAAGACGACGCGCTGTGCCTGATCGAATGGCCCGACAAGGGTGCAGGCTTTTTGCCAAAGCCCGACCTGACCATTACCATTAGCCCGCAAGACAGCGGGCGTTCGCTGAAAATTTTGTCCCAGGGCTCGCGTGGCGAGTCGTGGTGTGCCGCTTTGGCATTGGAATCCAAATAA
- a CDS encoding NAD(P)H-hydrate dehydratase, translating to MPHTKDDLPDALYSAAQVRGLDASLIAAGTPGFELMQRAARATWRALVRQWPAANELSVLAGHGNNAGDGYLVAVLAQRAGWSVRVLAVGDPMRLQGDAALAHAEALSEKVPIEPWSIQSELRGIVLDALLGTGLTGEVREPFANAIAAINASGLPVAAVDIPSGLCADTGRRLGHAVRADLTVTFIGLKLGLFTGDAANIVGELVFNDLHADPQLLEGAPISARRLTAGSLPRLAARPPTSHKGQYGHVLLIGGDRGLGGAILLSAQSALRSGAGMVSVATRSEHVPAALARIPEAMVVGTSSANQLMELLQKVSVLVVGPGLGQAGWGRSLLSAAANAPLPQVWDADALNILAEERVTLPKECVITPHPGEAARLLGMTTAEVQADRPAAARALSEKYTAVVVLKGAGSLIASPDGRLAVCHQGHPAMAAAGLGDVLAGLVGALLAQGMDAFDAACLAVWLHANAGEQQGKFGRGLAASDLIPAIRQLLEEQAPCLK from the coding sequence ATGCCGCACACTAAAGATGATTTACCCGACGCGCTGTACAGTGCCGCGCAGGTCCGAGGACTCGATGCGAGCCTGATTGCGGCGGGTACGCCGGGCTTTGAATTGATGCAGCGGGCGGCGCGGGCGACCTGGCGAGCGCTGGTTCGCCAATGGCCAGCAGCAAACGAACTGAGCGTGCTGGCCGGCCACGGCAATAATGCTGGTGACGGTTATCTGGTGGCAGTGCTCGCGCAGCGGGCCGGTTGGTCGGTCCGGGTACTGGCGGTGGGCGATCCCATGCGGCTACAGGGCGATGCGGCGTTGGCCCATGCCGAGGCGTTGTCCGAAAAGGTCCCTATCGAACCTTGGTCGATCCAATCCGAATTGCGCGGCATTGTGCTGGACGCTCTGCTCGGCACCGGTCTGACCGGTGAGGTGCGTGAACCGTTTGCCAACGCGATCGCCGCGATCAATGCCAGCGGTTTGCCAGTGGCGGCGGTGGACATCCCGTCGGGGCTGTGCGCTGATACCGGCCGTCGACTCGGCCATGCGGTACGAGCGGATCTGACTGTCACGTTCATAGGATTGAAGCTGGGATTGTTCACCGGCGATGCAGCGAACATTGTTGGCGAGCTGGTATTCAACGATTTGCACGCCGATCCGCAGTTGCTTGAAGGCGCGCCGATCAGTGCTCGCCGTCTGACGGCTGGAAGTTTGCCGCGTCTGGCTGCGCGCCCTCCCACTTCCCATAAAGGCCAATACGGTCATGTGCTGCTGATCGGTGGCGATCGTGGTTTGGGTGGAGCGATCCTGCTGAGTGCGCAAAGCGCCCTGCGCAGCGGCGCTGGCATGGTCTCCGTCGCGACTCGCAGCGAACACGTGCCTGCCGCGCTGGCGAGAATCCCCGAGGCGATGGTAGTGGGCACTTCGTCGGCCAATCAGCTGATGGAATTGCTGCAAAAAGTTTCCGTGTTGGTCGTCGGTCCTGGCTTGGGACAGGCCGGTTGGGGACGCAGTCTTTTGTCGGCCGCCGCCAACGCGCCATTGCCGCAAGTCTGGGACGCCGACGCGCTTAACATTCTGGCCGAGGAACGCGTGACTTTGCCCAAGGAGTGCGTGATCACACCGCATCCGGGCGAAGCGGCGCGTTTGCTGGGCATGACGACGGCTGAAGTCCAGGCCGATCGGCCCGCGGCGGCCCGTGCATTGAGCGAAAAATATACAGCGGTCGTGGTGCTCAAAGGCGCCGGCAGTTTGATCGCCAGCCCTGATGGACGGCTGGCCGTGTGTCATCAAGGCCATCCGGCGATGGCTGCCGCAGGGTTGGGCGATGTGCTGGCCGGACTGGTGGGCGCTTTGCTCGCTCAAGGCATGGACGCGTTCGACGCCGCGTGTCTGGCGGTCTGGCTACACGCCAATGCCGGCGAGCAACAAGGTAAATTCGGCCGTGGGCTGGCGGCCAGTGATCTGATCCCAGCCATTCGTCAGTTATTGGAGGAGCAAGCACCGTGTCTGAAGTAA
- the queG gene encoding tRNA epoxyqueuosine(34) reductase QueG: protein MPAITTDLPALAQSIKDWGRELGFQQVGISGLDLGEHEQHLERWLEAGYHGEMDYMGAHGSKRSHPEELVPGTLRVVSLRMDYLAGDTQMAQMLAQPEKAYVSRYALGRDYHKLIRKRVQQLAEKIQAAIGPFGYRAFVDSAPVLEKAIAQKAGLGWIGKNTLVLNRKAGSYFFLAELFVDLPLPVDPPHATEHCGRCSACLDICPTNAFVGPYVLDARRCISYLTIELKGAIPQELRPLIGNRVFGCDDCQIVCPWNRFARPSGESDFKPRHNLDNAQLAELFMWDEEKFLSSTEGSPLRRTGYENWLRNLAVGLGNAPSTIPVLEALKARREYPSELVREHVEWALRQHALRDV, encoded by the coding sequence ATGCCCGCTATTACTACAGACCTGCCCGCCCTCGCCCAATCCATCAAGGACTGGGGCCGCGAGCTGGGCTTTCAGCAAGTCGGCATCAGCGGTCTCGACCTGGGCGAGCATGAGCAGCATTTGGAGCGCTGGCTCGAAGCCGGTTACCACGGCGAAATGGACTACATGGGCGCCCACGGCAGCAAACGCTCGCATCCGGAAGAGTTGGTGCCGGGCACTTTGCGCGTTGTTTCCCTGCGCATGGACTACCTGGCGGGCGACACGCAAATGGCGCAAATGCTCGCCCAGCCGGAGAAAGCCTACGTCTCGCGTTATGCCTTGGGCCGCGATTACCACAAATTGATCCGTAAACGCGTGCAACAACTGGCGGAAAAAATTCAGGCGGCCATCGGCCCGTTTGGCTACCGCGCTTTCGTCGACAGCGCTCCGGTGCTGGAGAAAGCCATTGCGCAAAAGGCCGGCCTGGGCTGGATCGGCAAAAACACCCTGGTCTTGAATCGCAAGGCCGGCAGTTACTTCTTCCTCGCCGAACTGTTCGTCGACTTGCCGCTGCCGGTGGATCCGCCCCACGCTACCGAGCACTGCGGACGATGCAGCGCTTGCCTCGATATCTGTCCGACCAACGCGTTTGTCGGCCCATACGTGCTGGATGCCCGCCGCTGCATTTCTTACCTGACCATCGAGCTCAAAGGCGCGATCCCGCAAGAGCTGCGGCCGCTGATCGGCAACCGTGTATTCGGCTGCGATGATTGCCAGATCGTCTGCCCGTGGAACCGCTTCGCCCGCCCGTCCGGCGAAAGCGACTTCAAGCCGCGACACAACCTGGACAACGCCCAACTGGCCGAGCTGTTTATGTGGGACGAGGAAAAATTCCTGAGCAGCACCGAAGGCTCGCCCTTGCGCCGGACCGGTTACGAAAACTGGTTGCGCAATCTGGCGGTGGGCTTGGGTAATGCGCCTTCAACGATTCCGGTGCTGGAAGCGTTGAAGGCGCGACGGGAGTATCCGTCGGAACTGGTCAGGGAGCATGTCGAGTGGGCGTTGCGCCAACATGCTCTGCGTGATGTGTAG
- a CDS encoding RHS repeat-associated core domain-containing protein, translating to MSEKINALVFSNAFNFDDFLSGGVDPRTGLYTFNLSLGNIHSSTLNGPSFNINLQFSPLDTLDTGLGAGWSIPLSRYDVLNNTLSLSSGDSYKATPVAGGLKFAEPYVENFKISSSTEGHYSVFHKNGLREVLEVFESTDYAVPRRIEAANGAHILLDYTLHQGKPVLVKVRSVERTLLSIIYDDAQVILTQYPGTDSEARFTLALGNDRVSSIALPTGDRWLFTYEEVQGFVCLTQVDSAMGAREQIQYGSSGHAFPPGGPVASLPYVIAHTLLPGVDQPAIVTEYEYSENNFLGFNGGLSWSAELDSLSAAPDDYCYTSTETLIRGAAAWRTKVRTYNKYHLLLSEVTRCGQATHSVATQYHLLPGKSLDDQPPQFRLPLTQTQQYKSEGTGKQRTEVTRTEFDEYGNLLKQVEPSGITTISDFYAATGGQGCPADPLGFVRFEKQRVVHPAEGMAGAPVTVSRYRYQLLKGLTGSSMQHVVPVTEQLSERTAAGESLRLQTDLSYYDLPGEPHRHGLLKKQTRVQQGHSTHGEFSYTLRGAQLIVQTTLTGFDGVQTTDSRTYSALNGALLSGTNQDGVTTDFVYDAIGRPLSETVAPGTTFEAQRHSICTAATSGSPATLLNTDASGMKQRVTYDGIGRVVSIEEQDSDQSKDGPLRVVYVARYDETDQLVDEVRTDWLDGVALPLKQTFVFDDWGNIRTSVFQSGRQQHEDHDPVSRQVSRWTEGAGKTVTLFNAFDKPLSVEAFDRKGKSLGKTTHRYDGLGRAVGQTGPEGKTTTHAYDVFGRLQRSVLPDGSVVETAYAAHSHLSLPIEVKVGARSLGRQTFDGLSRLTRSEVGGRQSSLQYEGGSKRPSVESKPGGERVRYSYEPNLGGKVVQRQALEAQMGALSEPALVADYSYESRLGGLTSCSEQGRESRFEYSRSGKLKREASTQPGQTTTTAEYSYSMAGRPLAYTDVLGAQHKTTYDDLGRPKSHVQNQVKADFSYNALEQLETIHTQDIVSGRSLVTRLAYDDLGREVTRRFEADKDVSQTLISRYTLASKLAQRTLKNRDQVVRDEWFSYDARGRLNDYRCDGMQRPRDFRGNEIIRQKFVFDELDNILTLETEFSGGKNLATYEYSQVDPTQLISIRHSHGDYPQPVTLQYDANGQLVRDEQGRTLTYDALGRLTQVATSQGVVLRGYGYDAMDNLVQLSSPEVVPTQRYYRDGRMMNDVCGGDATSCLRQDGLLLARHHSGKNAGVRLSGTDQQQTVLGEITGSGHSEIAYSPYGYCQGQEEPFNPAGFNGEPFDSLTGLYLLGNGYRAYSPALMRFHSPDSMSPFGRGGLNPYAYCLGDPINRVDPTGHFSWQSILGIALSIVGVVASFATFGAATPLAILGLGLGGVSALAGIAGTVAGELLPGSVAGEVLGWMSFATGVGSIAAGSLAASKAFTQWGSRLLTSPPARVTKFGYRPGALAGGGRGAKGARSVGRSSQTPSTSAQSARPEKWTVIDDIGRNDLTPNGRPGNVARSKYADFKRGVEEGLSPHESARAHLGNSYDPYPGYSSYTRLVSDVKASNQVAVNAARKAGEVPALISEPQHIHARLGGFDRVFFLEYRAEMKVVIKQIGDHDPQW from the coding sequence ATGTCTGAAAAAATCAATGCACTTGTTTTTTCCAATGCCTTTAATTTCGATGATTTTTTGAGTGGTGGGGTTGATCCGAGGACCGGTCTGTACACGTTCAACTTGTCGCTGGGAAATATCCATTCGTCGACGCTGAACGGGCCATCGTTCAATATCAATCTGCAGTTCAGCCCTCTCGATACTCTGGATACCGGATTGGGAGCAGGTTGGTCGATACCGTTATCCCGCTATGACGTGCTGAATAACACACTGTCGTTGTCGAGTGGCGATAGCTACAAAGCGACGCCTGTTGCTGGAGGGCTTAAATTTGCCGAGCCCTACGTCGAAAACTTCAAGATAAGCAGTTCTACCGAGGGCCACTATTCAGTGTTTCACAAGAATGGCCTGCGGGAAGTGCTCGAAGTGTTCGAGTCGACTGACTACGCGGTGCCAAGACGGATCGAGGCAGCGAATGGGGCGCATATCCTTCTCGATTACACCCTTCATCAAGGCAAGCCGGTATTGGTAAAAGTCAGGAGCGTTGAGCGGACTTTACTGAGCATCATCTATGACGACGCGCAGGTCATTCTTACCCAATACCCGGGTACTGACAGTGAGGCGCGATTCACTTTGGCGCTGGGCAATGACCGCGTGAGCAGTATTGCGTTACCGACTGGGGATCGATGGCTTTTCACCTATGAGGAAGTCCAAGGGTTTGTTTGTCTGACCCAGGTCGACTCTGCAATGGGGGCACGCGAACAGATTCAGTACGGCAGCAGTGGGCACGCTTTTCCTCCGGGAGGACCTGTCGCGTCCTTGCCTTATGTCATTGCCCACACGTTACTTCCGGGAGTCGATCAACCCGCCATCGTCACTGAGTATGAATATTCCGAGAACAACTTCCTGGGATTCAATGGCGGGCTCAGTTGGTCGGCGGAACTCGACAGCCTGAGCGCGGCACCGGATGACTATTGCTACACCTCGACAGAAACACTGATACGCGGCGCCGCTGCCTGGCGCACTAAAGTGCGGACCTACAATAAATATCATCTGCTGCTTTCGGAAGTGACTCGGTGCGGGCAGGCCACTCACTCCGTAGCGACGCAGTACCACCTCTTGCCGGGCAAAAGTCTTGATGATCAACCGCCGCAGTTTCGACTGCCGTTGACCCAAACCCAGCAATACAAAAGCGAAGGCACGGGAAAACAGCGCACAGAGGTGACCCGGACGGAGTTCGACGAGTACGGCAACTTGCTGAAGCAGGTCGAGCCCAGCGGGATCACCACAATCAGTGATTTTTATGCCGCCACGGGTGGGCAAGGCTGTCCTGCCGATCCTCTGGGATTTGTGCGCTTTGAAAAACAGCGCGTGGTGCATCCGGCCGAAGGAATGGCCGGAGCGCCAGTGACCGTCAGCCGCTACCGCTACCAGTTGCTGAAGGGTTTGACTGGCAGTTCTATGCAGCACGTCGTGCCAGTGACAGAGCAATTGTCGGAGCGTACGGCAGCTGGCGAATCGTTACGACTACAGACGGACCTGAGTTACTACGATCTTCCGGGCGAACCTCATCGTCATGGCTTATTGAAAAAGCAAACCCGGGTTCAACAGGGCCACTCAACTCACGGCGAATTTTCTTACACGCTCCGGGGTGCGCAGCTGATCGTGCAGACGACGTTGACCGGTTTCGACGGCGTTCAAACGACAGATTCGCGGACGTACTCTGCGCTGAACGGTGCCTTGTTGTCCGGAACAAACCAAGACGGCGTGACGACTGATTTCGTCTATGACGCTATTGGCCGGCCTCTGTCGGAGACCGTGGCGCCAGGGACAACGTTCGAAGCGCAGCGCCATTCGATTTGCACGGCTGCTACCTCGGGCTCCCCCGCAACGCTGCTCAACACAGACGCCAGTGGGATGAAGCAGCGGGTGACGTATGACGGCATCGGGCGAGTGGTGAGCATCGAGGAGCAGGACAGCGATCAATCAAAAGACGGGCCATTGAGAGTCGTTTATGTGGCCCGCTACGACGAAACCGATCAGTTGGTGGATGAAGTCCGCACCGACTGGCTGGACGGCGTCGCATTACCCCTCAAACAAACCTTTGTCTTCGACGATTGGGGGAATATACGGACCTCGGTTTTCCAGAGCGGTCGTCAGCAACACGAAGACCATGATCCGGTGTCTCGACAGGTGTCGCGCTGGACGGAGGGCGCCGGCAAGACCGTTACGCTGTTCAATGCGTTCGACAAGCCACTCAGCGTTGAAGCATTCGACCGCAAGGGAAAGAGCCTGGGCAAGACGACTCATCGCTACGACGGCCTGGGTCGCGCTGTCGGTCAGACTGGTCCGGAGGGGAAGACGACAACCCATGCTTATGACGTCTTTGGCCGGCTGCAACGCAGCGTGTTGCCTGATGGATCGGTTGTCGAGACTGCATACGCGGCTCACAGTCATTTGTCATTGCCCATTGAAGTCAAAGTAGGCGCTCGCAGCCTCGGCAGGCAAACGTTCGATGGTCTGTCACGCTTGACCCGAAGCGAGGTGGGAGGGCGGCAAAGCAGCTTGCAATACGAGGGCGGTTCGAAGCGCCCTTCTGTCGAAAGCAAACCCGGTGGTGAGCGTGTCCGCTACAGCTACGAGCCGAACCTTGGCGGTAAAGTCGTTCAGCGCCAGGCATTGGAAGCGCAGATGGGCGCTCTCTCCGAGCCAGCGCTTGTGGCTGACTACTCGTACGAATCCCGACTCGGTGGCCTGACGAGTTGCAGTGAGCAGGGACGAGAGTCGCGATTTGAGTACAGCCGATCCGGAAAACTCAAACGCGAGGCATCGACTCAACCCGGTCAAACAACGACAACTGCCGAATACAGCTACTCCATGGCGGGCCGGCCGCTTGCCTACACCGACGTGCTCGGAGCTCAACACAAGACTACCTATGATGATTTGGGGCGTCCGAAGTCCCATGTGCAGAATCAGGTCAAAGCCGATTTTTCCTACAACGCCTTGGAGCAACTGGAGACCATTCATACACAAGACATCGTTAGTGGTCGTTCGCTGGTGACTCGTCTGGCCTATGACGATTTGGGGCGAGAAGTTACCCGCCGTTTTGAGGCTGACAAGGATGTCAGCCAAACCCTGATCTCGCGCTACACCCTGGCCAGCAAACTGGCGCAAAGAACATTGAAAAATCGCGATCAGGTGGTTCGTGATGAGTGGTTCAGCTATGACGCGCGTGGCCGACTCAATGACTACCGGTGCGACGGAATGCAGCGGCCCCGTGATTTCAGAGGCAATGAAATCATCAGGCAAAAGTTTGTATTCGATGAGCTGGATAACATTCTGACACTGGAAACCGAATTTTCCGGTGGCAAGAACCTGGCTACATACGAGTACAGCCAGGTCGATCCGACCCAGTTGATCAGCATTCGGCATAGCCATGGCGACTACCCGCAGCCGGTGACCCTGCAGTATGACGCCAATGGTCAATTGGTACGGGACGAGCAGGGGCGAACGTTAACCTACGACGCGCTGGGAAGACTGACGCAAGTGGCCACTTCGCAAGGCGTTGTCCTGCGAGGCTATGGTTATGACGCAATGGATAATCTCGTCCAATTGTCCTCGCCCGAAGTAGTGCCCACCCAGCGTTACTATCGCGACGGCCGGATGATGAATGACGTGTGTGGCGGCGATGCCACCAGTTGTTTGCGCCAGGACGGTCTTCTTTTGGCCCGGCATCATTCGGGGAAGAATGCTGGCGTCCGGTTGTCGGGTACGGATCAGCAGCAGACGGTTTTAGGGGAAATCACTGGCAGCGGACACAGCGAAATCGCTTACAGCCCCTATGGCTATTGCCAGGGGCAAGAAGAACCGTTCAACCCGGCTGGATTCAACGGGGAGCCATTTGACTCGCTGACAGGCCTGTATCTGTTGGGTAACGGCTACCGTGCGTATAGCCCCGCCTTGATGCGCTTTCACAGCCCGGACAGCATGAGTCCCTTTGGTCGCGGCGGTTTGAACCCTTACGCCTATTGCCTGGGTGACCCCATCAATCGAGTCGATCCCACGGGGCATTTTTCCTGGCAAAGCATTTTAGGTATTGCCTTGTCCATCGTGGGAGTCGTCGCCAGTTTTGCAACCTTTGGCGCTGCCACGCCGCTGGCCATTCTCGGGCTTGGCCTGGGAGGTGTTTCCGCGTTGGCGGGGATCGCCGGTACGGTAGCGGGAGAATTGTTGCCCGGTTCTGTGGCGGGCGAGGTGCTGGGTTGGATGAGTTTTGCGACAGGTGTCGGATCAATTGCTGCAGGTAGCCTTGCTGCCTCCAAGGCATTCACCCAATGGGGCAGTCGGTTGCTGACGTCCCCGCCTGCCAGAGTGACTAAATTCGGCTATCGGCCGGGGGCGCTTGCCGGTGGAGGAAGAGGGGCCAAAGGTGCGAGAAGCGTAGGCAGGTCTTCGCAGACACCGTCGACTTCGGCCCAATCAGCACGACCGGAAAAGTGGACGGTGATTGATGATATCGGCAGAAACGACCTCACTCCGAATGGACGGCCCGGAAATGTTGCCCGAAGCAAATACGCTGACTTCAAAAGGGGGGTAGAGGAAGGGCTGAGCCCCCATGAGTCTGCAAGAGCTCACTTGGGCAACAGCTACGATCCTTATCCGGGTTACAGCAGTTACACAAGACTGGTCAGCGACGTAAAAGCGAGCAATCAGGTAGCCGTCAATGCTGCCAGGAAGGCCGGGGAGGTCCCTGCTTTAATCTCTGAGCCCCAGCATATTCATGCGCGTCTCGGAGGTTTCGACAGAGTGTTTTTCCTGGAGTACAGAGCTGAAATGAAAGTGGTGATAAAGCAGATCGGAGACCACGATCCTCAATGGTAA